A window of the Fuscovulum sp. genome harbors these coding sequences:
- a CDS encoding WcbI family polysaccharide biosynthesis putative acetyltransferase, which translates to MRVLFYGGCHGAALRRIFERFGDGLTHVDHLTNFQLIRKNLPVPYEQFTAFDVVVFSPIRNKADYNTVHLEEYLSGKGVRFIKFPWLEWEGYFPGMSRVSLPWYSGWWPTALEAASEQFGTFEEFRAAVYDGSVLHEEALRNFDLTTERMRIEEEDCDVRMADFILENFRNHRMFLTPDHAGVELYKHVASQIAQKIGCTLDPAFLESTVETQAGINFPVLPAVRRALGIRFPGGEFECNLFFGTTRFSMTEYLHLVYHRRQVLAAVAVANTRIYPLAAPEAAEGQVAVAGSHAKVGTSVLLQSTDHPRAKGFGTYRLVALHRGSKDTAALGMKLVRLYNRHWSLGQSVEGAEPEDEKASFDATVIPAASVQ; encoded by the coding sequence ATGCGTGTTCTGTTTTACGGTGGCTGCCACGGTGCCGCGCTGCGCCGGATATTCGAACGTTTCGGCGATGGTCTGACCCATGTCGACCACCTGACGAACTTTCAGCTGATCCGAAAGAACCTGCCTGTTCCTTATGAGCAATTCACGGCCTTTGACGTGGTGGTCTTTAGCCCCATCCGGAATAAGGCCGACTATAACACCGTGCATCTGGAAGAATATCTGTCCGGCAAAGGGGTGCGCTTTATCAAGTTTCCATGGCTGGAATGGGAAGGCTACTTCCCCGGCATGAGCCGTGTCAGTTTGCCATGGTATAGCGGGTGGTGGCCCACCGCGCTTGAGGCGGCAAGTGAGCAGTTTGGAACCTTTGAAGAGTTTCGCGCAGCAGTCTACGACGGTTCAGTGCTGCATGAAGAGGCCCTTCGTAACTTTGACCTGACCACTGAAAGGATGCGGATTGAGGAGGAGGACTGCGATGTTCGCATGGCCGATTTCATCCTTGAGAATTTTCGCAACCATCGAATGTTTCTGACCCCGGATCATGCGGGGGTGGAGCTGTACAAGCATGTGGCCAGCCAGATCGCGCAAAAGATCGGCTGCACGCTGGACCCGGCCTTTCTGGAATCGACGGTCGAAACGCAGGCGGGGATCAACTTTCCCGTGCTGCCTGCGGTGCGGCGTGCGTTGGGCATCAGGTTTCCGGGGGGCGAGTTCGAATGCAACCTGTTCTTTGGAACGACCCGGTTTTCGATGACCGAGTATTTGCATCTGGTCTATCACCGCAGGCAGGTTCTGGCCGCCGTTGCCGTGGCCAATACGCGGATCTATCCGCTTGCTGCGCCAGAGGCCGCCGAGGGGCAGGTTGCGGTGGCGGGGTCACATGCCAAGGTGGGAACGTCCGTTCTTCTGCAATCCACCGATCATCCACGAGCCAAGGGGTTTGGCACCTATCGGCTTGTCGCCCTGCATCGCGGAAGCAAGGACACCGCCGCGCTGGGGATGAAGCTGGTGCGGCTTTACAATCGACACTGGAGCCTTGGGCAATCCGTGGAAGGTGCAGAGCCCGAAGATGAAAAGGCCAGCTTCGATGCGACTGTGATTCCGGCGGCAAGCGTGCAGTGA